In the genome of Kallotenue papyrolyticum, the window CGGAACAGGCCGTAGAGGCGTGTCACGCGCTGTGTCTGGCCCAGCACAGCGGCGATGTTCTGCCCTACCAGGCCGGTGGCCTGAACCACATTGCTCATGCCCAGCCCCAACAAACCGGCGAGCGCTACCTGTCCCGTCTTGCTGGCGCGCGCTGTGATCTGTAGGACGGCATCGTCAACTGCTTGGAGCAGATCGAAGCGGGCAGTCGCCGGATCAGGGGCGGCGCGCACGGCCTGCTCAGTCGCTGCGGTCAAGCGCTTCTCGCCAAGCAGCACCGCAAGCTGCGCTTCGAGCTGCTCACCGGCAAGGGTGTGACCGATCCCACTGCGCGTGACCTGCTCGGCTGCCGACGTGCTGCTCACTGCCGCTTCGGCCTGCGCCGCCTCCAGGAGCAGAAGGCTAATATCGAGATCGGTAAGCGCCTTGGCCAACAGTTGCGTCGCCGCCGCTTCCCGCAGGGCAGGCTCCGGCATAGCCAGGTTTGCCGTTGCTGCGTGGGTTAGCTCGTCGGAGGCGATCAGCAGCTGCTCAGCGCGATCGGCTGTTTCGCTCAGGGAACCAGGCACCGCGCGCGTCGCCGCTTCGGCGATGAACGGAGCGAACAGGGTACGAACACCGCGCGCGTACTGCTCGGCAGCCACCTGGTAATCTGGTGTGCGCATACCGGCTACCTCCATGAAACTCGGGCCGGAGCCTGGTTGCCGGATTCGGATGGTTAGTGCCGGGCGGTGTTGTGCATTGCCAGGCGCGCGACGGAGCACGCCCGGTGCGGTGGAGCGATGAGGTGCACCTAGGTTGGTATCGTTCGTTAGTATAGCAGGTCGCAGCTGATCAACACAACCTGTCCGAAAGGAGAATCAAACGCGGGGTCTCATCCGGCGCAGGCCGCGCATCACCGAGCCGACCCACGGCCTGCGCCATCAGCCGGCAGAGGGCTACGCGCGCACGTGGCCATCGCCCTCGACGATCCACTTGTAGGTCGTCAGCTCGCGCAGGGCCATCGGTCCGCGCGCGTGGAGCTTCTGCGTGCTGATAGCAACCTCCGCGCCCAGGCCGAGCTGCCCGCCGTCGTTGAAGCGCGTCGAGGCGTTGACCATCACCGCGGCGGAGTCGACCTCGGCGACGAAGCGCGCTGCGACTGCGGGATCCTCCGTCAGGATCGCTTCGGTGTGGCCGCTGCTGTAGCGCCAGATATGCTCTAGCGCTGCATCCAGCCCATCCACCACTCTGAGCGACAGGATCAGCGCCAGAAACTCGGTGCCCCAATCATCGGCGGTCGCCGGCACCACGCGCGCGGTAGGACCGAACAGCGCGCGGGCTTCGTCGTCGGCGCGGATCTCGACGCCGGCGCGCGTCAACTCCTCGCCCAGCGGCGGCAGCAGCCGCGGCGCGATGGCGCGGTGCACCAGCAGCGTGTCCAGGGCATTGCAGACGCTGGGCCGCTGCACCTTGGCGTTGATGATCACCGGCAGCGCCTTCTCGATATCGGCGCTGGCATCCACGTACATATGGCATACGCCGATGCCGCCGGTGATCACCGGCACGGTGGCATGCTCGCGGCAGAAGCGATGCAGCCCTTCGCCGCCGCGCGGAATGATCATGTCCACGTAGCGGTCGAGCCGCAGCAGCTCCAGCACACGCTCGCGATCGGCATCGGCGATCACCTGGACCGCGTCGTCGGGCAGATCGAGCCGCTGCAGGGCACGCCGGATCGCAGCTACCAGCGCGGCGTTGGAGCGCAGCGTTTCTTTGCCGCCGCGCAGGATCACGGCGTTGCCGGTTTTGAGGCACAGCGCGGCGACATCCACCGTGACGTTGGGCCGCGCCTCGTAGATCACCCCAACCACGCCCAGCGGCACGCGCCGTTTGTGCACGCGCAGGCCGTTGGGCAGCGTTTGCGCGTCGAAGCGCTCGCCGACCGGATCGGGCAGGCGCGTGACCTGCTCCACATCGGCGGCGATGGCTGCCAGGCGGTCCGGCGTCAGTCGCAGGCGGTCGATCAGAGCTTCGCGTAGCCCCGCCGCCTCGGCGTCAGCGACATCGCGTGCATTGGCCGCCAGAATCGTTTCGCTGTCGCGGCGTAGCTCGTCGGCGATCGCCGCCAGTGCGGCATCCTTGAGCGCGGTCGGCAGCGTCGCCAGGCGGCGGCTGGCCATCCTGGCACGCTGCCCGATCTGTTCTACCGAAAGCTCGTGCATGCACTCCTCCTACAGCAGCACCATATCGTCGCGGTGCACCACCTCTGGGCCGTAGCTGTAGCCCAGAATCTCTTCGATCTCCGCCGAGTGGTGGCCACGGATCAGCGCCAGATCACTGGCTTTGTACTGCGTCAACCCGCGTGCGATCTCGTGGCCGTCAGGATCGTAGATGCGAATAGTCTGACCGCGCTCGAAGTCGCCCTCAACCGTCAGCACGCCCGCCG includes:
- a CDS encoding glutamate-5-semialdehyde dehydrogenase encodes the protein MHELSVEQIGQRARMASRRLATLPTALKDAALAAIADELRRDSETILAANARDVADAEAAGLREALIDRLRLTPDRLAAIAADVEQVTRLPDPVGERFDAQTLPNGLRVHKRRVPLGVVGVIYEARPNVTVDVAALCLKTGNAVILRGGKETLRSNAALVAAIRRALQRLDLPDDAVQVIADADRERVLELLRLDRYVDMIIPRGGEGLHRFCREHATVPVITGGIGVCHMYVDASADIEKALPVIINAKVQRPSVCNALDTLLVHRAIAPRLLPPLGEELTRAGVEIRADDEARALFGPTARVVPATADDWGTEFLALILSLRVVDGLDAALEHIWRYSSGHTEAILTEDPAVAARFVAEVDSAAVMVNASTRFNDGGQLGLGAEVAISTQKLHARGPMALRELTTYKWIVEGDGHVRA